From a region of the Helianthus annuus cultivar XRQ/B chromosome 5, HanXRQr2.0-SUNRISE, whole genome shotgun sequence genome:
- the LOC110943092 gene encoding uncharacterized protein LOC110943092, producing the protein MAPYELLYGRKCRTPVCWSEVGQRELAPSDLIAVTIEKIGLVRSRLKAAQDWQKAYADKRRRPIEFQVGDFVLLKVSPWKGIIRFRKRGKLGPRYIGPFKILARVGRVAYRLELPPALDGIHNTFHVSQLRKCLADDTALVPLDDIELDEGLNYVEKPIAIKDVKVKNLRDKAVRQMLVQWQHRKSSDLTWEAEDEMRKHYHFLFG; encoded by the exons atggcaccttacgAACTACTATACGGGAGAAAATGTAGAACTCCCGTATGCTGGAGTGAAGTAGGGCAAAGAGAGCTTGCGCCAAGTGATTTAATAGCGGTAACAATTGAAAAGATTGGATTGGTTAGATCTAGATTGAAAGCAGCCCAAGATTGGCAAAAAGCTTACGCTGACAAGAGAAGGCGTCCTAttgaattccaagtcggagacttCGTTCTACTGAAAGTGTCCCCATGGAAAGGTATAATCCGTTTTCGTAAACGAGGTAAGTTAGGTCCTCGTTACATCGGACCGTTTAAAATCTTGGCTCGGGTCGGAAGGGTTGCATATCGATTAGAACTACCGCCTGCACTAGATGGGATTCACAATACCTTCCACGTGTCGCAATTGAGAAAATGTCTTGCGGATGACACAGCATTAGTACCTCTCGATGACATCGAGTTGGACGAGGGGTTGAACTACGTCGAAAAACCCATAGCCATTAAGGACGTCAAGGTGAAGAATCTCCGCGACAAAGCTGTTAGACAAATGTTGGTACAATGGCAACACCGAAAAAGTTCGGATCTTACATGGGAAGCAGAAGATGAAATGAGGAAACACTATCATTTTCTTTTCG GATGA
- the LOC110943093 gene encoding uncharacterized protein LOC110943093, whose protein sequence is MTWQEFKGPFMRYHCPQSAIDKIQEDFLRLRQKNESVNEISNAFMDKMKFCGDLVTTERMKINRFYGVLKAEIREFITPSKCETLDELINLARDREIEIKRQEEQGEKRPSERSASFSPSKKGKFQDQGKKGKPKGGITPCKTCGKLHTGECLLGKKGCYKCGKEGHSSYQCPNNPKTCFNCFERGHIKSECPKLQQETKKEDKKQEGSKAKGRMFQITSEEAKSQPNVVSGIFLIDSIPVYVLFDTGATMSLISSEIVQYPSFKIERMSMPLEVEIADSKNYLLHEICKNCKLTIEDEEFAIDLIPMILGEFKVIVGMDWMSQNHAEINCETKTILLQTPSGRRLNIQGERKMEAKLCTLIQAIKYVLNGSRAYLAYVVNTQQGFPKLEDVEIVNEFPDVFPEELSGLPPEREVEFLIELNPSAKMVAKAPYRLPPTEMRELMTQLQDLLDKGFIRPIYSRSKAEHAMHLRDVLEVLRKEKLYAKFSKCAFWLREVQFLGHVINSEGVLVDPSKIDAIMKWVSPKNPTEIRSFLGLAGYYRRFIQDFSNIALPLTKLTRKKEKFVWGKEQDEAFQLLKEKLSRPPVLTLPNGTEDLVVYSDASHQGLGCVLMQRGRVIADASRQLKPHEVNYPTHDLELAAKDLNMRQRRWLELIKDYDCDILYHPGKANVVADALSRKGYPSPLRVKSMKMIVMPRLLETIRESQIKSLGAEDVKRERLKGVIDKLEENSTGLKTRFGRIWIPRFCEVKAALLNEAHKSRYLVHPGATKMYRDLKTDYWWPGMKRDIVKYVAKCLTCSQVKAEHQKPYGKLQPLEIPTDLQKAPTSCPSKKLTLPRD, encoded by the exons ATGACTTGGCAAGAGTTTAAGGGGCCCTTCATGAGATATCACTGTCCTCAGTCGGCTATCGACAAGATTCAGGAGGATTTCTTACGCCTTAGACAGAAAAATGAGTCAGTAAACGAAATATCAAACGCTTTCATGGATAAAATGAAGTTCTGTGGGGATTTGGTAACAACCGAAAGAATGAAAATAAATCGTTTCTATGGCGTGTTAAAGGCAGAAATTAGAGAGTTCATCACTCCCTCAAAATGTGAAACCCTCGATGAGCTCATTAATTTAGCACGGGATAGAGAGATTGAAATTAAAAGGCAAGAAGAGCAAGGTGAAAAGAGACCAAGTGAAAGGAGTGCGAGTTTTAGTCCATCTAAAAAGGGGAAGTTTCAGGATCAAGGAAAGAAGGGTAAGCCGAAAGGTGGAATTACTCCATGCAAGACTTGTGGGAAGCTCCATACCGGAGAGTGTTTGTTAGGCAAAAAGGGGTGCTACAAATGCGGTAAGGAGGGGCACTCGTCTTATCAATGCCCGAACAACCCGAAGACTTGTTTCAATTGTTTTGAAAGGGGGCATATCAAATCGGAATGCCCGAAGCTTCAGCAAGAGACAAAGAAAGaagataagaagcaagagggttCTAAGGCGAAGGGGAGAATGTTTCAAATCACATCTGAAGAAGCTAAATCCCAGCcgaatgtggtctcaggtatcttTCTAATAGACTCCATAccggtttatgttttgtttgataccGGAGCCACTATGTCGTTAATCTCTAGTGAAATCGTACAATATCCTTCCTTTAAGATTGAACGAATGTcgatgcccttagaagtagaaaTAGCAGATAGTAAAAATTACTTGTTGCACGAAATATGTAAGAATTGTAAATTaaccattgaggatgaggagtttgctattgatctcatacctatgATCTTGGGGGAGTTTAAAGTAATAGTGGGCATGGATTGGATGTCTCAAAACCATGCGGAGATAAATTGTGAAACCAAAACTATACTTCTCCAAACTCCAAGTGGAAGGCGATTAAATATACAAGGCGAAAGAAAGATGGAAGCGAAGTTATGTACTCTCATTCAAGCTATTAAGTATGTGCTTAATGGGAGTAGGGCATATTTAGCTTACGTGGTAAATACTCAACAAGGCTTCCCGAAGCTTGAAGATGTTGAAATTGTGAACGAATttccagatgtatttccggagGAATTGTCGGGACTCCCTCCCGAGCGAGAAGTAGAATTTCTTATTGAATTGAATCCGAGTGCGAAAATGGTGGCGAAGGCTCCCTATAGGTTGCCTCCCACTGAGATGCGGGAATTAATGACACAATTACAAGATCTTCTAGATAAGGGCTTCATACGCCCaa TCTATTCGCGAAGCAAAGCTGAGCATGCAATGCACTTGCGTGACGTACTCGAAGTTCTCCGCAAGGAGAAACTCTACGCGAAATTTTCAAAATGCGCCTTTTGGCTCAGAGAAGTGCAGTTTCTAGGGCATGTAATCAACTCGGAGGGCGTCTTGGTAGATCCGTCAAAAATTGATGCCATAATGAAGTGGGTTTCTCCAAAGAACCCGActgaaataagaagttttctggGCCTCGCGGGATACTATAGACGTTTCATACAGGATTTTTCAAATATAGCCTTACCATTAACAAAACTGACGAGGAAGAAAGAGAAGTTTGTGTGGGGTAAAGAACAGGACGAGGCCTTTCAATTATTAAAGGAGAAACTATCACGTCCCCCGGTCTTGACATTACCGAATGGGACTGAAGACCTGGTGGTCTATTCTGACGCTTCACATCAGGGCTTAGGCTGCGTTTTAATGCAAAGGGGAAGGGTTATCGCTGATGCTTCACGACAATTGAAGCCGCATGAAGTGAACTACCCAACCCACGATCTAGAATTAGCAGCG AAAGacctaaatatgaggcaacggaGATGGTTGGAACTTATcaaagattatgattgtgatatcctaTATCACCCGGGAAAAGCAAATGTGGTAGCCGATGCGTTAAGCCGAAAAGGGTATCCGTCTCCCCTTCGGGTAAAATCCATGAAGATGATAGTCATGCCACGATTACTCGAGACGATACGTGAATCTCAAATAAAGTCACTCGGAGCGGAAGACGTGAAGAGAGAACGATTAAAAGGTGTAATCGATAAACTAGAAGAAAATTCGACCGGACTTAAGACGCGATTCGGCCGAATTTGGATACCACGATTCTGCGAAGTCAAGGCCGCTCTACTCAACGAGGCACATAAATCACGATATTTGGTCCACCCcggggctacaaagatgtatcgggaCTTGAAAACCgattattggtggccgggcatgaagcgTGATATAGTTAAATACGTCGCGAAATGCTTAACATGCTCCCAAgtgaaagcagaacatcaaaagccatacGGGAAATTACAACCCTTGGAGATaccg accgacttACAAAAAGCGCCCACTTCCTGCCCATCAAAGAAACTTACTCTTCCGAGAGATTAG